The Paracholeplasma brassicae genome contains a region encoding:
- a CDS encoding PSP1 domain-containing protein — protein sequence MLVAQVQFKPAGKKYYFDPKSFDIGNGSLVVVETVRGIELGKVVGKLLEVSEEQLHSELKPVIRVASEKDIKDSEYNRSLEDNVVKVTKQLAKKNQLEMKVLAAEYTLDRDRLVVYFEAEGRVDFRQLVKDITEVFKTRIELRQVGSRDGAKFIGGIGPCGLITCCTTFIGEFDNVSIKMAKNQNLSLNPQKISGNCGKLLCCIKFENDVYEELRINMPDVGDRIMTKDGKATVLGINILRQSMRVVYEDGSYEQLLLKTYLDFKNAS from the coding sequence ATGCTTGTAGCACAAGTCCAATTTAAACCCGCCGGCAAAAAATACTATTTCGATCCGAAATCGTTTGACATCGGAAATGGCTCGTTAGTGGTTGTTGAAACCGTACGAGGCATCGAATTAGGAAAAGTCGTTGGTAAGTTATTAGAAGTAAGTGAGGAACAACTTCACTCAGAACTCAAACCAGTCATTCGTGTCGCTAGTGAAAAGGACATTAAAGATAGTGAATATAATCGTAGTTTAGAAGATAATGTGGTTAAAGTAACCAAGCAATTGGCAAAGAAAAATCAGTTAGAGATGAAAGTACTTGCTGCTGAATATACCTTAGACCGCGATCGTTTGGTTGTCTATTTTGAAGCCGAAGGCAGAGTTGACTTTAGACAATTAGTTAAAGACATAACCGAAGTATTTAAAACGCGCATCGAGCTAAGACAAGTTGGCTCTAGAGATGGTGCGAAATTCATTGGAGGCATCGGCCCTTGCGGATTAATCACCTGCTGTACAACCTTTATTGGTGAGTTTGATAACGTATCGATTAAGATGGCGAAAAATCAAAACTTATCTCTAAACCCTCAAAAGATTAGTGGGAACTGTGGCAAACTATTGTGCTGCATTAAATTTGAAAATGACGTATACGAAGAGTTGCGAATCAATATGCCTGACGTTGGCGATAGAATTATGACAAAAGATGGTAAAGCAACCGTGCTTGGAATTAATATTTTAAGACAAAGTATGCGCGTGGTTTATGAAGATGGTTCCTATGAACAATTGTTACTAAAAACGTATTTAGATTTTAAAAATGCGAGTTAA
- a CDS encoding tRNA1(Val) (adenine(37)-N6)-methyltransferase, with protein sequence MRVKNELLGYPRIEIYQDTELFSFNTDSILLASFVRINNRVKKIVDLGSGNGSIPLYLSLRTKRPITAVEVQENVFELLQTNIAHNHLEDQITPVCHNVKGISKVIGFQAFDVVISNPPFFKIHEQSKKNEHESVTIARHEVLITLDEWICEASKLLNQGGVFYLVHRPDRLTEIINSLTKHNLEPKRIRFVQPRRDKKPNHVLIEAIKFGMPGGLDVMKPLILFNKEKWTKEVLEIYNLGSETYATKPTKP encoded by the coding sequence ATGCGAGTTAAAAACGAATTACTTGGTTATCCAAGAATTGAAATATATCAAGACACAGAGCTATTTTCCTTTAATACCGATTCGATCCTTCTTGCGAGTTTTGTCCGCATCAATAATCGAGTAAAGAAAATCGTAGATCTTGGATCAGGTAATGGCTCAATACCGCTTTATCTTTCACTTCGTACCAAACGACCAATTACGGCGGTTGAAGTGCAAGAAAATGTGTTTGAATTATTACAAACAAACATCGCACACAACCATCTAGAAGATCAAATCACACCGGTCTGCCATAACGTAAAAGGCATTTCTAAAGTCATTGGTTTTCAAGCGTTTGATGTGGTGATATCTAACCCACCATTTTTTAAAATTCATGAACAGTCAAAAAAGAATGAGCATGAATCAGTCACAATTGCACGTCATGAGGTGTTAATTACCCTTGATGAGTGGATCTGTGAAGCATCAAAATTGTTGAATCAAGGTGGTGTGTTCTATTTAGTGCATAGACCAGATCGACTAACTGAAATCATCAATAGCCTGACCAAACATAACTTAGAGCCCAAACGAATCCGATTTGTTCAACCAAGACGGGATAAAAAACCAAACCACGTGTTGATTGAAGCCATTAAATTTGGGATGCCTGGTGGGCTTGATGTGATGAAGCCACTGATTTTATTTAATAAAGAAAAGTGGACAAAAGAGGTTTTAGAAATTTATAATTTAGGGAGTGAGACGTATGCTACTAAGCCAACTAAACCGTAA
- the rsmI gene encoding 16S rRNA (cytidine(1402)-2'-O)-methyltransferase: MKIRDSFKDDVASLYVVSTPIGNLGDITLRAIDTLKRVDLIYAEDTRNTRKLLTHFEIKTLLDTYHEHNKEEKKETILNQLRQGKSIAIVTDAGTPAISDPGYELVFHVKNEFPVVVVPGASAILTALVGSGLVVQPFTFYGFLNRAKQKREKELTQLRVLPHTLVFYESPNRIKETLKALLDVFGNRHVCLARELTKHYESYIEGNLLELIEADLVEKGEFVIICEGYQKIEEEITSPRDKVLEYIELGYDHKEAIKMVAKEMGVNKNIVYQEVINQGGIKTK; encoded by the coding sequence ATGAAGATACGAGATAGTTTTAAGGACGATGTTGCTTCATTATACGTTGTCTCCACACCGATTGGTAATTTAGGTGATATTACATTAAGAGCAATCGACACTTTAAAACGTGTCGATTTGATTTATGCAGAAGACACAAGGAATACAAGAAAATTACTGACTCATTTTGAGATAAAGACTTTGCTTGATACGTATCATGAACACAACAAAGAAGAGAAAAAAGAGACGATTTTAAACCAATTGAGGCAAGGTAAATCGATTGCGATTGTGACAGATGCTGGCACACCGGCAATCAGTGACCCTGGTTACGAACTGGTTTTTCACGTGAAAAATGAATTTCCTGTGGTGGTTGTCCCAGGGGCTTCTGCGATTCTAACTGCGCTTGTTGGTAGTGGTTTAGTCGTTCAACCATTTACCTTTTATGGGTTTTTAAATCGTGCGAAACAAAAAAGAGAAAAAGAACTTACTCAACTTAGAGTTCTTCCTCACACACTTGTTTTTTATGAAAGCCCGAACCGAATCAAAGAAACGCTAAAAGCGCTCCTTGATGTGTTTGGAAATCGACACGTTTGTTTAGCAAGAGAGCTTACCAAGCATTACGAATCCTACATTGAAGGTAATCTTCTAGAGTTAATTGAAGCAGACCTAGTTGAAAAAGGTGAATTTGTCATTATTTGTGAAGGCTATCAAAAAATAGAAGAAGAGATTACCTCACCAAGGGACAAAGTATTAGAGTATATCGAACTTGGTTATGACCATAAGGAAGCCATCAAAATGGTAGCTAAAGAGATGGGCGTAAATAAGAATATTGTTTATCAAGAAGTGATTAATCAAGGTGGAATTAAAACCAAATAA
- the metG gene encoding methionine--tRNA ligase, which yields MKKPFYISTAIAYASAIPHVGNVYEAILADAIARFKRLDGYDVYFQTGTDEHGQKIESKAQLKGIDPQTYTDQISNEIKRIYQSVDVSYDYFIRTTDENHKKTVQHIFKKLYDQGDIYLGKYAGWYSVSEESFILEKDIVDGKGPNGDTLVWTEEETYFFDLKKYQQRLVDYINEHPSFIQPESRKNEMINNFLSEPLHDLAVSRTSFEWGIKTFNEKHVIYVWLDALTNYISGLDLDGSLEVSEKFKTYWPADIHLIGKDILRFHTIYWPIMLMALGLDLPKTIFGHPWVLIDKSKMSKSVGNTLYTDDILKFFKKDTLRYYVLHEIPYQTDGNLTYELLIERNNTDLANTLGNLVNRTIGMANKYRGGLIKKANTKETYEINLVESCEQLLSSVRQKMNEYRVSDALEEVMKVTRLANKFIDVTEPWKLYKDESKQAELDGVLYELIETIRVVAVILQAFIPETAKEILNQINSNDVSFDSITSFGSFKDQTLLNQAKVLFERYDLVQKLEEILRG from the coding sequence ATGAAAAAACCATTTTATATTTCAACTGCAATTGCATACGCTTCTGCCATTCCACACGTTGGTAATGTCTACGAAGCAATCTTAGCTGATGCAATCGCAAGATTCAAACGACTTGATGGCTATGATGTCTACTTTCAAACAGGCACCGACGAGCATGGACAAAAGATTGAGTCAAAAGCACAATTAAAAGGCATTGACCCACAAACCTATACCGATCAGATTTCAAACGAAATTAAACGGATTTATCAATCGGTTGATGTGTCTTATGATTACTTTATTCGTACAACCGATGAGAATCATAAAAAAACCGTTCAACATATTTTTAAAAAGCTTTATGATCAAGGCGATATTTACCTCGGAAAATACGCAGGATGGTATTCGGTTTCAGAAGAATCCTTTATTTTAGAAAAGGACATCGTGGATGGCAAAGGACCAAACGGTGATACCTTGGTTTGGACCGAAGAAGAAACGTACTTCTTCGATTTAAAGAAGTACCAACAACGTTTGGTTGACTACATTAACGAACACCCAAGTTTTATACAACCGGAATCACGTAAAAATGAAATGATTAATAATTTCTTATCAGAACCGTTACATGATCTTGCGGTGTCTAGAACCTCATTTGAATGGGGGATTAAAACGTTTAATGAAAAACACGTTATCTATGTGTGGCTTGATGCCCTCACTAACTACATTTCTGGCCTTGACTTAGATGGGTCCTTAGAAGTTAGTGAAAAATTTAAAACGTACTGGCCTGCAGACATTCATTTAATCGGCAAAGATATTTTACGCTTTCATACCATCTACTGGCCAATCATGTTAATGGCATTAGGGTTGGATTTACCAAAAACAATTTTTGGGCATCCATGGGTATTAATCGATAAATCAAAAATGTCAAAATCAGTTGGAAATACACTCTACACCGACGACATATTAAAATTCTTCAAGAAAGATACATTAAGATATTACGTCCTACATGAGATACCTTATCAAACCGATGGGAATTTAACCTATGAGTTGTTAATTGAACGCAACAATACCGATTTGGCTAACACCTTAGGTAACTTAGTTAACCGTACCATTGGTATGGCTAATAAGTACCGTGGCGGTTTAATTAAGAAGGCGAACACAAAAGAAACTTATGAAATCAATTTGGTTGAATCTTGTGAACAATTACTAAGTAGTGTTAGACAAAAGATGAATGAATACCGTGTGTCAGATGCACTAGAAGAAGTGATGAAGGTAACAAGATTGGCTAACAAGTTCATTGATGTCACTGAACCTTGGAAGCTATACAAAGATGAGTCAAAACAAGCAGAGCTCGACGGTGTTTTATATGAGCTCATTGAGACCATTCGTGTGGTCGCGGTGATTTTACAAGCGTTCATTCCTGAAACAGCCAAAGAAATTCTAAACCAAATTAACTCAAATGACGTCAGCTTCGATTCAATTACTTCATTTGGCAGCTTTAAAGATCAAACCCTACTAAATCAGGCAAAGGTCTTATTTGAACGATACGATTTAGTACAAAAACTTGAAGAAATCTTAAGAGGTTAG
- a CDS encoding YitT family protein → MKNEKLLIELRALLAVTIFTIVYGIGVSWFLEASIEPLYTGGIPGLAQLARNIINQHFDMNLGNFFLGAFVFLGNIPIMVIGWYGVSKRFTIYSLISVVIQATILGFIPVFDVGIDDTFVLAVMGGLLTGVGVGGALKYGTSTGGLDIIAQYFSLKNGTSVGFISMILNVFIALMGGLVFGSASVAAYTIIRIIVATIVTDKIHTAYHFLQVEIITQHPQDIYKGILEKVYRGVTLIKVEGAYSHTERTMMIVVISSYELTQIKNLVRAIDSHAFMITQPVKTIYGNFARKTIV, encoded by the coding sequence ATGAAGAATGAAAAATTGCTAATTGAGCTTAGAGCACTTTTAGCAGTGACGATATTTACAATTGTGTATGGTATTGGTGTTTCTTGGTTTTTAGAAGCGTCAATTGAACCATTATACACCGGTGGTATCCCTGGATTAGCCCAGCTTGCAAGGAATATCATAAATCAACATTTTGACATGAATCTAGGTAATTTTTTCCTAGGTGCATTTGTCTTTTTAGGCAACATCCCAATCATGGTGATTGGATGGTATGGGGTATCAAAACGCTTTACAATTTATAGTTTAATCTCGGTTGTGATACAAGCAACCATTCTAGGTTTCATCCCGGTGTTTGATGTTGGAATTGATGACACATTTGTTTTAGCTGTCATGGGTGGCTTATTAACCGGTGTTGGTGTCGGTGGGGCGCTTAAATATGGCACATCAACCGGTGGACTAGACATCATCGCGCAATATTTTTCATTAAAAAACGGCACCAGTGTGGGCTTTATATCCATGATCTTAAACGTCTTTATTGCACTTATGGGTGGCCTCGTGTTTGGCAGTGCGAGTGTGGCGGCGTATACAATTATTCGAATCATTGTTGCAACCATTGTCACCGATAAGATTCATACGGCGTATCACTTTTTACAAGTTGAAATTATCACACAACATCCGCAAGATATTTATAAGGGTATATTAGAAAAAGTCTATCGAGGTGTGACCTTGATCAAAGTTGAAGGGGCATATTCACACACCGAACGAACTATGATGATTGTAGTCATCTCAAGTTATGAGCTGACACAAATCAAAAATTTAGTTCGAGCCATTGATTCACACGCATTTATGATTACACAACCAGTTAAAACAATTTATGGTAATTTCGCAAGAAAAACCATTGTTTAA
- the rplM gene encoding 50S ribosomal protein L13, with protein sequence MSKTFMANAQNIERKWYVIDAEGKTLGRLATVVASVLRGKLKPTFTPHVDCGDYVVIVNADKIELTGKKWTDKLYYRHSEYNGSLKSRTAKEVMEKFPTRMVEKAVEGMLPHTTLGRDMYKKLYVYAGSEHPHIAQKPEKLEVK encoded by the coding sequence ATGAGTAAAACATTTATGGCCAACGCTCAAAACATCGAAAGAAAATGGTATGTTATTGACGCAGAAGGCAAAACACTTGGTCGTTTGGCGACTGTTGTAGCATCTGTATTAAGAGGTAAACTAAAACCAACATTCACGCCTCACGTGGATTGTGGCGATTACGTTGTTATCGTTAACGCAGACAAAATTGAATTAACAGGGAAAAAGTGGACTGACAAGTTATACTACCGTCACAGCGAATACAACGGTTCTTTAAAATCAAGAACTGCTAAAGAAGTGATGGAAAAGTTCCCAACCAGAATGGTTGAAAAAGCAGTAGAAGGTATGTTACCTCATACGACATTAGGTAGAGATATGTATAAAAAATTATACGTATATGCAGGTAGCGAACACCCACATATCGCACAAAAACCAGAAAAGTTGGAGGTAAAATAA
- the rpsI gene encoding 30S ribosomal protein S9 — protein MAKAVQYLGTGRRKSSVARVILTTGTGEFVINDRPFEDYIPSAATRLDVVQPLALTENEGRFDIRVNVYGGGITGQAGAIRLGITRALLEVNPELRATLKPAGLITRDSRSKERKKYGLKKARKASQFSKR, from the coding sequence ATGGCAAAAGCAGTTCAATATTTAGGTACAGGACGTCGTAAGAGTTCTGTCGCAAGAGTAATTCTTACTACCGGAACAGGCGAATTCGTTATTAATGATCGCCCATTTGAAGATTATATCCCTTCAGCAGCAACACGTCTTGACGTTGTACAACCATTAGCATTAACTGAAAACGAAGGTCGTTTCGACATCCGCGTTAACGTTTATGGTGGTGGTATCACAGGTCAAGCTGGTGCAATCCGTTTAGGTATCACAAGAGCGTTACTTGAAGTGAACCCAGAGCTAAGAGCAACATTAAAGCCAGCAGGACTTATTACGAGAGATTCTCGTAGTAAAGAACGTAAAAAATATGGTCTTAAGAAAGCTCGTAAAGCTTCTCAATTCTCTAAACGTTAA